A genome region from Apium graveolens cultivar Ventura unplaced genomic scaffold, ASM990537v1 ctg4466, whole genome shotgun sequence includes the following:
- the LOC141701883 gene encoding uncharacterized protein LOC141701883 isoform X2 yields MSPTISAAQKAAALVPRKKILADRNEGFSFTIGSAHSIRSNCSTGYDCDDEHNSFGGDLVLEKKILADRNEGLTFSISPKPLVGSAHSERSNCSTGKNCDDDQISFDGDWVLEKKPYDPLTNYLSPRPKFLRYNPNKKRRIFLCGEDEFEKMKDGLGFVSTSSSVEFQKVVEGKEVEEGGVKKRVEELERTESDCNGCDLEETEEAGESEEFEEEKDEKCWSFLRFLKFLLVLGSLFLSTAFMYSMDSPDSFLTREAVWDSRGGFVNQTNVHEEVVLRKEFVISEFEVLDGKEEETHFSSLQIVTQNDVVDNAFAEAGIYEDNGNGMLESISKLPQATIERFEDIYNDELMRKAEASDTLLRAEPNESEVNTDNKVVHSEAEALDSRVIECIRNLEMESIDEVVFNQVPIAESVEVYESFQKDLFFEIEPSNDTLPWAESEVSEGNAKCEVLHSETEGLDSRVNEYTRDQEIESTEAFDQVHSAKTVEIFESFQEDLFSEIEPSTKLNAENVMMESEEMKLQLSVLVLAVFFSIAAALGFLYQLQRINGKATSFPAQNNNGKEDSLPMETLHQNAEPAIAAHQIHNGIAICGAKEDKTKKVESIISPSTTPFPPMKEATEELSGQRLAPKVELLGELVIGEEANGSFKSNKRRRVLASEVKNDSNHLFTETTISHSKAPLVQDQRYSPQFELSNASDSSSRKKKSVSKKKESRSGEVSMASSTPVRRSSRIRNKAISPL; encoded by the exons ATGTCCCCTACTATATCTGCAGCTCAAAAGGCTGCTGCTTTAGTTCCAAGAAAGAAAATCTTGGCTGATAGAAATGAGGGCTTTAGTTTTACGATTGGTTCTGCTCATTCTATTCGATCGAATTGTAGTACTGGTTATGATTGTGATGATGAGCATAATAGTTTTGGTGGTGATTTAGTATTGGAGAAGAAAATCTTGGCTGATAGAAATGAGGGCCTTACTTTTAGTATTTCGCCAAAACCCCTTGTTGGTTCTGCTCATTCTGAAAGATCGAATTGTAGTACGGGTAAAAATTGTGATGATGATCAGATTAGTTTTGATGGTGATTGGGTATTGGAGAAGAAACCATATGATCCTTTGACTAATTATCTGTCTCCTAGGCCTAAGTTCTTGCGTTATAACCCGAATAAGAAGCGGAGGATCTTTCTGTGTGGAGAAGATGAATTTGAGAAGATGAAGGATGGGTTGGGTTTTGTTAGTACTAGTAGTTCTGTTGAGTTTCAGAAAGTAGTGGAAGGAAAAGAAGTCGAGGAAGGTGGTGTGAAGAAAAGGGTTGAAGAATTGGAGAGGACTGAGAGTGATTGTAATGGTTGTGATCTTGAGGAGACGGAGGAGGCTGGGGAAAGTGAAGAGTTTGAGGAGGAGAAAGATGAGAAGTGTTGGAGCTTTTTAaggtttttgaaatttttgctTGTTCTGGGTTCTTTATTTTTGTCTACTGCTTTCATGTACTCCATGGATTCCCCTGATTCGTTTTTGACTCGAGAAGCTGTTTGGGATTCTAGAGGAGGGTTTGTAAATCAAACTAATGTACATGAAGAAGTAGTCTTAAGAAAAGAATTTGTTATCAGTGAATTTGAAGTTCTGGATGGAAAAGAAGAGGAGACTCACTTTAGTTCACTACAGATAGTTACACAAAACGATGTGGTTGATAATGCGTTTGCGGAGGCAGGGATTTATGAAGACAATGGTAATGGAATgttagaaagtatttctaaattGCCTCAGGCAACAATTGAGAGATTTGAAGATATATACAATGATGAGTTGATGAGAAAAGCGGAAGCTTCTGATACTTTACTGCGGGCTGAACCTAATGAAAGTGAAGTTAATACTGATAACAAAGTGGTTCATAGCGAAGCTGAAGCCTTAGATTCTAGAGTGATTGAATGCATAAGGAATCTGGAAATGGAAAGTATTGATGAGGTGGTTTTCAACCAGGTGCCGATTGCTGAATCTGTAGAAGTTTATGAATCTTTTCAAAAAGATTTGTTTTTTGAAATTGAGCCTAGCAATGATACATTACCTTGGGCAGAATCTGAAGTAAGTGAAGGTAATGCTAAATGCGAAGTGCTTCATAGTGAAACTGAAGGCTTAGATTCTAGAGTGAACGAATACACAAGGGATCAGGAAATAGAAAGTACCGAGGCTTTCGACCAGGTGCACAGTGCTAAAACTGTAGAGATATTTGAATCTTTTCAAGAAGATTTGTTTTCTGAAATCGAGCCGAGCACTAAATTGAATGCTGAAAATGTAATGATGGAAAGTGAGGAAATGAAATTACAGCTTTCAGTACTTGTTCTAGCTGTGTTTTTTAGTATAGCTGCAGCTTTGGGATTTCTTTACCAGTTGCAAAGGATCAATGGTAAAGCAACTTCTTTCCCCGCGCAAAATAACAATGGCAAAGAAGATTCTTTGCCTATGGAAACACTACATCAGAATGCTGAACCTGCTATAGCAGCTCATCAAATACACAACGGCATTGCAATATGTGGCGCGAAAGAAGATAAGACGAAAAAGGTAGAATCCATTATTAGTCCTTCAACAACACCCTTTCCCCCAATGAAAGAAGCCACGGAAGAGCTTAGCGGGCAGCGCCTGGCTCCTAAAGTTGAGCTGCTTGGTGAGCTTGTAATTGGAGAAGAAGCAAATGGCtcttttaaaagtaataaaaggAGAAGGGTTCTAGCTTCTGAAGTGAAGAATGACAGCAATCATCTTTTTACAGAAACGACGATATCACATAGCAAGGCCCCTTTGGTTCAGGATCAAAGGTATTCACCACAGTTCGAGCTCTCAAATGCTTCCGATTCTTCATCACGAAAGAAGAAGAGTGTTTCTAAGAAAAAG GAAAGCAGAAGTGGGGAAGTGAGTATGGCGAGTTCAACTCCAGTTAGACGATCAAGCAGAATCCGCAATAAGGCCATTTCTCCGCTTTGA
- the LOC141701883 gene encoding uncharacterized protein LOC141701883 isoform X1, producing the protein MSPTISAAQKAAALVPRKKILADRNEGFSFTIGSAHSIRSNCSTGYDCDDEHNSFGGDLVLEKKILADRNEGLTFSISPKPLVGSAHSERSNCSTGKNCDDDQISFDGDWVLEKKPYDPLTNYLSPRPKFLRYNPNKKRRIFLCGEDEFEKMKDGLGFVSTSSSVEFQKVVEGKEVEEGGVKKRVEELERTESDCNGCDLEETEEAGESEEFEEEKDEKCWSFLRFLKFLLVLGSLFLSTAFMYSMDSPDSFLTREAVWDSRGGFVNQTNVHEEVVLRKEFVISEFEVLDGKEEETHFSSLQIVTQNDVVDNAFAEAGIYEDNGNGMLESISKLPQATIERFEDIYNDELMRKAEASDTLLRAEPNESEVNTDNKVVHSEAEALDSRVIECIRNLEMESIDEVVFNQVPIAESVEVYESFQKDLFFEIEPSNDTLPWAESEVSEGNAKCEVLHSETEGLDSRVNEYTRDQEIESTEAFDQVHSAKTVEIFESFQEDLFSEIEPSTKLNAENVMMESEEMKLQLSVLVLAVFFSIAAALGFLYQLQRINGKATSFPAQNNNGKEDSLPMETLHQNAEPAIAAHQIHNGIAICGAKEDKTKKVESIISPSTTPFPPMKEATEELSGQRLAPKVELLGELVIGEEANGSFKSNKRRRVLASEVKNDSNHLFTETTISHSKAPLVQDQRYSPQFELSNASDSSSRKKKSVSKKKQESRSGEVSMASSTPVRRSSRIRNKAISPL; encoded by the exons ATGTCCCCTACTATATCTGCAGCTCAAAAGGCTGCTGCTTTAGTTCCAAGAAAGAAAATCTTGGCTGATAGAAATGAGGGCTTTAGTTTTACGATTGGTTCTGCTCATTCTATTCGATCGAATTGTAGTACTGGTTATGATTGTGATGATGAGCATAATAGTTTTGGTGGTGATTTAGTATTGGAGAAGAAAATCTTGGCTGATAGAAATGAGGGCCTTACTTTTAGTATTTCGCCAAAACCCCTTGTTGGTTCTGCTCATTCTGAAAGATCGAATTGTAGTACGGGTAAAAATTGTGATGATGATCAGATTAGTTTTGATGGTGATTGGGTATTGGAGAAGAAACCATATGATCCTTTGACTAATTATCTGTCTCCTAGGCCTAAGTTCTTGCGTTATAACCCGAATAAGAAGCGGAGGATCTTTCTGTGTGGAGAAGATGAATTTGAGAAGATGAAGGATGGGTTGGGTTTTGTTAGTACTAGTAGTTCTGTTGAGTTTCAGAAAGTAGTGGAAGGAAAAGAAGTCGAGGAAGGTGGTGTGAAGAAAAGGGTTGAAGAATTGGAGAGGACTGAGAGTGATTGTAATGGTTGTGATCTTGAGGAGACGGAGGAGGCTGGGGAAAGTGAAGAGTTTGAGGAGGAGAAAGATGAGAAGTGTTGGAGCTTTTTAaggtttttgaaatttttgctTGTTCTGGGTTCTTTATTTTTGTCTACTGCTTTCATGTACTCCATGGATTCCCCTGATTCGTTTTTGACTCGAGAAGCTGTTTGGGATTCTAGAGGAGGGTTTGTAAATCAAACTAATGTACATGAAGAAGTAGTCTTAAGAAAAGAATTTGTTATCAGTGAATTTGAAGTTCTGGATGGAAAAGAAGAGGAGACTCACTTTAGTTCACTACAGATAGTTACACAAAACGATGTGGTTGATAATGCGTTTGCGGAGGCAGGGATTTATGAAGACAATGGTAATGGAATgttagaaagtatttctaaattGCCTCAGGCAACAATTGAGAGATTTGAAGATATATACAATGATGAGTTGATGAGAAAAGCGGAAGCTTCTGATACTTTACTGCGGGCTGAACCTAATGAAAGTGAAGTTAATACTGATAACAAAGTGGTTCATAGCGAAGCTGAAGCCTTAGATTCTAGAGTGATTGAATGCATAAGGAATCTGGAAATGGAAAGTATTGATGAGGTGGTTTTCAACCAGGTGCCGATTGCTGAATCTGTAGAAGTTTATGAATCTTTTCAAAAAGATTTGTTTTTTGAAATTGAGCCTAGCAATGATACATTACCTTGGGCAGAATCTGAAGTAAGTGAAGGTAATGCTAAATGCGAAGTGCTTCATAGTGAAACTGAAGGCTTAGATTCTAGAGTGAACGAATACACAAGGGATCAGGAAATAGAAAGTACCGAGGCTTTCGACCAGGTGCACAGTGCTAAAACTGTAGAGATATTTGAATCTTTTCAAGAAGATTTGTTTTCTGAAATCGAGCCGAGCACTAAATTGAATGCTGAAAATGTAATGATGGAAAGTGAGGAAATGAAATTACAGCTTTCAGTACTTGTTCTAGCTGTGTTTTTTAGTATAGCTGCAGCTTTGGGATTTCTTTACCAGTTGCAAAGGATCAATGGTAAAGCAACTTCTTTCCCCGCGCAAAATAACAATGGCAAAGAAGATTCTTTGCCTATGGAAACACTACATCAGAATGCTGAACCTGCTATAGCAGCTCATCAAATACACAACGGCATTGCAATATGTGGCGCGAAAGAAGATAAGACGAAAAAGGTAGAATCCATTATTAGTCCTTCAACAACACCCTTTCCCCCAATGAAAGAAGCCACGGAAGAGCTTAGCGGGCAGCGCCTGGCTCCTAAAGTTGAGCTGCTTGGTGAGCTTGTAATTGGAGAAGAAGCAAATGGCtcttttaaaagtaataaaaggAGAAGGGTTCTAGCTTCTGAAGTGAAGAATGACAGCAATCATCTTTTTACAGAAACGACGATATCACATAGCAAGGCCCCTTTGGTTCAGGATCAAAGGTATTCACCACAGTTCGAGCTCTCAAATGCTTCCGATTCTTCATCACGAAAGAAGAAGAGTGTTTCTAAGAAAAAG CAGGAAAGCAGAAGTGGGGAAGTGAGTATGGCGAGTTCAACTCCAGTTAGACGATCAAGCAGAATCCGCAATAAGGCCATTTCTCCGCTTTGA